From the genome of Vicia villosa cultivar HV-30 ecotype Madison, WI linkage group LG2, Vvil1.0, whole genome shotgun sequence, one region includes:
- the LOC131653257 gene encoding DNA (cytosine-5)-methyltransferase 1, with the protein MGSASLLNPSDSSQPGGKDSTSKEEPVVSNTEEEVMAGGKQKKRNLSESSEQPAPTRKMPKRSASAASKNLKEKSFSISDKSCLVETKKDQVAEEELLAVRMTAGPEEGRANRRLTDFILHDESGAAQALEMLEIKDLFITGLILPLEGNADKKKEQGVRCQGFGRIESWDISGYEDGSPVIWISTEIADYDCQKPAGTYKKYYDLFFEKARACLEVYKKLAKSSGGDPDISLDELLAGMARSMSGSKHFSGTAAIKEFIISQGDFIYKQLIGLDMMLKANDKGFEDIPALIALRDESKKQAHFANTQVRPSNATLRIGSGVADEEKNNQMDSVVDAEDEDAKLARLLQDEENWKSNRQRKNPRSSSSSNKFYIKINEDEIANDYPLPAYYKTSLQETDEFIVFDNDSDIYDTEDLPRSMLHNWALYNSDSRLISLELLPMKPCSEMDVTIFGSGIMTSDDGSGFNLDTEAGQSSIASGAQDTDGIPIYLSAIKEWMIEFGSSMVFISIRTDLAWYRLGKPSKQYTPWYDTVLKTARIGISIITLLKEQSRVSRLSFPDVIKKVSEYTQDNKSYISSDPLAVERYIVVHGQIILQLFAEFPDDKIRKSPFVTGLMNKMEERHHTKWLVKKKKLLPKSEPNLNPRASMAPVVSKRKAMQATTTKLINRIWGEYYSNHLPEESKEGTASEEKDDDEAEEQEENEDEDAEEETILLEETLKPHLVSKQIKAISDDGEITWEGGPERKTRSGLPLYKQAIIHGEVVSVGISVSVEVDESDELPDIYYIEYMFESKDGRKMFHGRVLQHGCHTVLGNAASEREVFLTNECRDLGLQDIKQINVARIRRTPWGHQHRKDSNAAGKIDRERAEERKKKGLPTEYYCKSLYWPERGAFFSLPFDSLGLGSGVCHSCNIQEADKAKEIFKVNSSKSSFVLEGIEYSLNDYVYVSPFEFEEKIEQGTHKSGRNVGLKAYVVCQVLEIIAKKETKQAEIKSTELKVRRFFRPEDVSSEKAYCSDVQEVYFSDETYMISVQSVEGKCEVRKKIDIPEGSAPGAFHNVFFCELLYDPATGSLKKLPSHIKVKYSSGPTADDAARKKKGKCKEGDSLPVPDLKSKTSNENRLATLDIFAGCGGLSEGLHQSGASSTKWAIEYEEPAGNAFKANHPEALVFINNCNVILRAIMEKCGDINECISTAEAAELASKLDDKDLNSLPLPGQVDFINGGPPCQGFSGMNRFNTSTWSKVQCEMILAFLSFADYFRPRYFLLENVRNFVSFNKGQTFRLTLASLLEMGYQVRFGILEAGAFGVSQSRKRAFIWAASPEDVLPEWPEPMHVFSAPELKIRLSENVHYAAVHSTADGAPLRAITVRDTIGELPAVGNGASRTNMEYQSDPISWFQKKIRGNMAVLTDHISKEMNELNLIRCQKIPKRPGCDWRDLPEEKIKLSSGQLVDLIPWCLPNTAKRHNQWKGLFGRLDWQGNFPTSITDPQPMGKVGMCFHPDQDRILTVRECARSQGFPDHYQFSGNIIHKHRQIGNAVPPPLAFALGRKLKEALDSKSSN; encoded by the exons ATGGGTTCCGCTTCTCTTTTGAATCCCTCCGATTCATCTCAACCGG GTGGTAAGGACAGCACGAGTAAAGAGGAGCCTGTTGTTTCAAACACCGAAGAGGAAGTTATGGCCGGTGGTAAGCAAAAGAAGCGAAATTTGTCAGAGAGTAGTGAGCAGCCTGCTCCTACTAGAAAAATGCCAAAACGATCTGCGAGTGCAGCCAGTAAAAATTTGAAGGAGAAGTCTTTTTCCATATCTGATAAGTCTTGTCTTGTTGAAACAAAGAAGGATCAGGTTGCAGAAGAAGAACTTCTAGCTGTCCGTATGACTGCTGGACCAGAGGAAGGCCGTGCAAATAGAAGACTTACAGACTTTATCCTTCATGATGAAAGTGGTGCAGCACAGGCACTTGAGATGCTTGAAATTAAGGATTTATTCATCACTGGACTTATATTGCCACTAGAAGGAAATGCTGACAAGAAAAAAGAGCAAGGTGTTAGATGTCAAGGTTTTGGTCGAATTGAATCATGGGATATATCTGGATATGAAGATGGCTCTCCAGTAATATGGATTTCTACTGAAATTGCTGACTATGATTGCCAGAAACCAGCTGGTACCTACAAAAAATACTATGATCTTTTCTTTGAAAAAGCTCGTGCTTGCTTGGAAGTATACAAAAAGCTTGCAAAGTCTTCTGGGGGAGATCCTGACATAAGTCTTGATGAGTTACTTGCTGGAATGGCACGGTCAATGAGTGGTAGTAAGCACTTTTCTGGAACTGCGGCAATAAAAGAGTTCATCATTTCTCAGGGCGATTTTATTTATAAGCAGCTCATTGGTTTAGACATGATGTTGAAGGCAAATGACAAGGGGTTTGAAGATATTCCTGCTTTGATTGCTCTTAGAGATGAGAGCAAGAAACAAGCACACTTTGCAAACACACAAGTGAGGCCATCGAATGCAACTTTAAGGATTGGTTCGGGAGTTGctgatgaagagaaaaataaTCAGATGGATTCTGTAGTAGATGCAGAGGACGAGGATGCAAAGTTAGCTCGACTATTGCAGGATGAAGAGAATTGGAAATCTAATAGGCAGAGGAAAAACCCtcgatcatcatcttcatctaacAAATTCTATATCAAAATTAATGAAGACGAGATTGCAAATGATTATCCtctccctgcttattataaaacttcTCTTCAAGAAACAGATGAATTTATAGTTTTTGATAATGACTCTGACATATATGACACTGAAGATCTTCCTAGAAGCATGTTGCATAATTGGGCTTTATACAACTCTGATTCTAGATTGATTTCGTTGGAACTTCTTCCAATGAAACCTTGTTCAGAGATGGATGTTACAATATTTGGATCAGGTATAATGACTTCAGATGATGGAAGTGGGTTCAATCTTGATACAGAGGCTGGCCAATCCTCCATTGCTTCTGGAGCGCAGGACACTGATGGTATTCCAATTTATCTGAGTGCAATAAAAGAGTGGATGATTGAATTTGGATCGTCTATGGTTTTCATATCCATCCGGACAGATTTGGCCTG GTATAGACTTGGCAAACCATCAAAGCAGTACACTCCTTGGTATGACACAGTATTGAAAACTGCAAGAATTGGTATAAGCATTATCACGTTGTTGAAGGAGCAGAGCCGTGTATCACGGCTTTCATTTCCAGATGTTATCAAAAAAGTATCTGAATATACTCAGGACAATAAGTCATATATTTCTTCTGATCCATTGGCTGTAGAAAGATATATTGTTGTCCATGGACAGATAATTCTGCAACTGTTTGCAGAATTTCCAGATGACAAGATCAGGAAGTCTCCTTTTGTGACCGGTCTTATGAACAAAATGGAAGAACGGCACCATACCAAATGgttagtgaagaagaagaagctgttGCCAAAGAGTGAGCCAAATTTAAATCCTAGGGCATCAATGGCTCCTGTTGTATCCAAAAGGAAAGCTATGCAAGCTACAACAACAAAGCTAATCAATAGAATATGGGGAGAGTATTACTCAAACCACTTACCTGAGGAATCAAAAGAAGGAACTGCTAGCGAAGAAAAGGATGATGATGAAGCGGAGGAACAGGAAGAGAATGAAGATGAGGATGCTGAGGAAGAGACAATACTGTTGGAGGAAACACTAAAGCCACATTTAGTTTCCAAACAAATTAAAGCAATTTCTGATGACGGAGAGATTACATGGGAAGGGGGTCCTGAAAGGAAGACCCGTTCTGGATTGCCTCTTTATAAGCAGGCAATTATTCACGGGGAAGTTGTTTCTGTGGGAATATCTGTGTCGGTCGAAGTTGATGAATCAGATGAGCTTCCTGATATATATTACATTGAATATATGTTTGAATCAAAGGACGGGAGAAAGATGTTTCATGGTAGGGTGTTGCAACATGGTTGTCACACTGTTCTTGGCAATGCTGCGAGTGAGAGGGAGGTGTTTTTGACTAATGAATGCAGGGATTTGGGACTGCAAGATATTAAGCAGATAAATGTTGCAAGAATCCGAAGAACACCTTGGGGGCATCAACATCGAAAGGATAGTAATGCCGCGGGTAAAATTGATAGAGAAAGAGCCgaagaaaggaagaagaaaggACTGCCTACTGAATATTACTGTAAAAGCTTGTACTGGCCTGAGAGGGGTGCTTTCTTCAGTCTTCCGTTTGATTCGCTGGGTTTAGGGTCTGGCGTCTGCCACTCTTGCAATATACAAGAAGCTGACAAGGCGAAGGAAATTTTCAAAGTAAATTCGTCTAAGTCTAGTTTTGTATTGGAGGGAATAGAATATTCTCTCAATGACTATGTTTATGTAAGTCCTTTTGAATTTGAGGAAAAGATAGAGCAGGGAACTCATAAGAGTGGGAGGAATGTAGGGCTGAAAGCTTATGTTGTATGCCAAGTGCTCGAGATCATTGCCAAAAAGGAAACAAAACAAGCTGAAATAAAATCTACAGAACTCAAAGTCAGAAGATTCTTTCGACCGGAAGATGTATCAAGTGAGAAAGCATACTGCTCTGATGTTCAAGAG GTGTATTTCAGCGATGAAACATATATGATATCTGTTCAATCCGTAGAAGGTAAATGTGAAGTCAGGAAAAAGATTGATATCCCTGAAGGAAGTGCCCCTGGAGCCTTTCACAATGTCTTTTTCTGTGAACTCCTGTATGATCCTGCCACAGGATCACTCAAGAAG TTGCCATCTCATATCAAAGTAAAATATTCTAGTGGACCGACAGCTGATGATGCAGCtagaaagaaaaagggaaaatgTAAAGAGGGAGATAGCCTTCCAGTGCCTGATCTAAAAAGTAAAACATCAAATGAAAACCGTTTAGCAACCCTGGACATTTTTGCAGGATGCGGTGGCTTATCAGAGGGGTTGCATCAGTCTG GTGCTTCATCAACTAAATGGGCTATTGAGTATGAAGAACCAGCTGGCAATGCATTCAAAGCTAATCATCCTGAAGCCTTGGTGTTTATTAACAACTGTAATGTAATTCTTAG GGCTATAATGGAGAAATGTGGTGATATAAATGAATGTATCTCAACAGCCGAGGCTGCAGAATTGGCCTCTAAGCTTGATGATAAGGATTTGAATAGTTTACCGTTACCTGGGCAAGTTGATTTCATTAATGGGGGGCCTCCATGCCAG GGTTTCTCTGGGATGAATAGATTTAACACAAGCACTTGGAGTAAAGTCCAGTGTGAAATGATATTAGCCTTCTTATCCTTTGCTGATTACTTCCGGCCAAGGTATTTCCTGTTGGAGAATGTGAGGAACTTTGTGTCTTTTAATAAAGGACAGACTTTCCGTTTAACTTTGGCTTCACTACTCGAGATGGGTTATCAG GTGAGGTTTGGTATCCTTGAGGCCGGAGCTTTTGGTGTTTCTCAGTCAAGAAAAAGGGCATTTATATGGGCTGCCTCTCCAGAAGATGTGCTTCCTGAGTGGCCAGAACCAATGCATGTCTTCTCTGCCCCCGAGTTGAAAATCCGATTGTCAGAAAATGTCCATTATGCTGCCGTCCACAGTACTGCAGATGGTGCCCCGTTACGTGCAATAACTGTTCGGGATACCATTGGTGAACTCCCAGCTGTTGGCAATGGAGCCTCTAGGACAAACATGGAG TATCAAAGCGATCCTATCTCGTGGTTTCAAAAGAAGATTCGAGGCAATATGGCTGTCTTGACTGATCATATATCAAAGGAAATGAATGAGTTGAACTTGATTCGTTGTCAGAAAATCCCAAAGAGACCTGGTTGTGATTGGCGTGATCTTCCTGAAGAAAAG ATAAAACTTTCAAGTGGTCAACTTGTTGATTTGATACCATGGTGCTTGCCAAACACAGCTAAAAGGCATAATCAATGGAAAGGACTGTTTGGTAGGTTGGATTGGCAAGGAAATTTCCCAACTTCCATCACCGACCCTCAACCAATGGGGAAGGTTGGAATGTGCTTCCATCCTGATCAAGATAGAATTCTTACTGTTCGTGAATGTGCCCGATCTCAA GGCTTTCCAGACCACTATCAATTTTCTGGTAACATCATACACAAGCACAGGCAGATTGGTAACGCCGTTCCTCCTCCACTGGCATTTGCATTAGGAAGGAAGCTCAAGGAAGCATTGGATAGTAAGAGCTCCAATTAG
- the LOC131650869 gene encoding probable carboxylesterase 18, which produces MTSTTTPLLPWKVRFAMSTISSLISASHRSNDTVNRPLFNFFDRKTSPNPNFIDGVSSSDIIVDPTRDLWFRLFTPISVSDTPLPVFVYFHGGGFALFSPASISYNAVCRLFCRSFSAIIVSVNYRLAPEHRFPSQYEDGLEILKYLDQNSNVLGKSADITKCFLSGDSAGGNLAHHVAVRASLENFQVLKIIGLI; this is translated from the exons ATGACCTCAACTACCACGCCACTCCTTCCATGGAAGGTTCGCTTCGCCATGTCCACCATCTCTTCTCTTATCTCCGCCTCTCACCGCTCCAATGACACCGTTAACCGTCCTCTCTTCAACTTTTTTGATAGAAAAACCTCTCCTAACCCCAACTTCATCGACGGAGTTTCTTCCTCCGACATCATCGTGGACCCCACACGCGATCTCTGGTTTCGCCTTTTTACCCCAATCTCTGTCTCCGACACACCTCTCCCCGTCTTCGTGTATTTTCACGGTGGCGGTTTTGCTTTGTTCTCTCCGGCATCCATCTCATACAACGCTGTTTGTCGTTTATTCTGTCGTTCGTTTTCAGCTATTATTGTATCTGTTAATTACCGTCTTGCCCCTGAGCATCGTTTTCCTTCTCAATACGAGGATGGTTTGGAAATCCTGAAGTACCTCGATCAAAATAGCAATGTTTTAGGAAAATCTGCTGACATCACTAAATGTTTCTTGTCGGGTGATAGTGCGGGTGGAAATTTAGCACATCATGTAGCGGTTCGGGCTTCGTTAGAAAATTTTCAAGTTTTGAAAATTATTGGTTTG ATATAA